Proteins encoded in a region of the Pseudomonas sp. GOM7 genome:
- a CDS encoding DUF2789 domain-containing protein, whose amino-acid sequence MEKPVHSLPALFKQLGLPDDAASINAFISTHSPLPDACKLSEAPFWTPAQAALLREEILEDADWAPVVDQLNLRLHG is encoded by the coding sequence ATGGAAAAGCCCGTCCACAGCCTGCCTGCGCTGTTCAAGCAGCTCGGCCTGCCTGACGATGCCGCCAGCATCAATGCTTTCATCAGCACCCATTCGCCGCTGCCAGACGCCTGCAAGCTGTCGGAGGCGCCGTTCTGGACGCCGGCCCAGGCCGCGCTACTGCGCGAGGAAATTCTCGAAGACGCCGACTGGGCGCCGGTGGTCGACCAGCTCAACCTGCGCTTGCACGGCTGA
- the tkt gene encoding transketolase, whose amino-acid sequence MPSRRERANAIRALSMDAVQKANSGHPGAPMGMADIAEVLWRDYLKHNPSNPSFADRDRFVLSNGHGSMLIYSLLHLTGYDLSIDDLKNFRQLHSKTPGHPEYGYTPGVETTTGPLGQGIANAVGFAIAEKVLGAQFNREGHDIVDHHTYVFLGDGCMMEGISHEVCSLAGTLGLGKLIAFYDDNGISIDGEVEGWFTDDTPQRFEAYGWQVIRNVDGHDAEEIKIAIETARKTLDQPTLICCKTTIGFGSPNKQGKEECHGAPLGNDEIALTRAALGWNHGPFEIPAEIYAEWDAKAAGAAAEAAWNDKFAVYAAAFPELAAEFKRRIAGELPADFAEKAAAYVREVAEKGETIASRKASQNTLNAFGPLLPEFLGGSADLAGSNLTLWKGCKGVSEADAAGNYLFYGVREFGMSAIMNGIALHGGFVPYGATFLIFMEYARNAVRMSALMKKRVLYVFTHDSIGLGEDGPTHQPIEQLASLRGTPNLDTWRPCDAVESAVAWKHAIERADGPSALVFSRQNLPHQSRDAQQLADVARGGYVLKDSAGEPELILIATGSEVGLAMQAAAKLEEKGRKVRVVSMPSTSVFDQQDAAYKQAVLPLEVGARIAIEASHADYWYKYVGLEGRIIGMTSFGESAPAAALFEEFGFTVDNVVATAEDLLED is encoded by the coding sequence ATGCCCAGCCGTCGTGAGCGAGCCAATGCCATTCGTGCCCTCAGCATGGATGCCGTGCAGAAAGCCAACAGCGGCCACCCCGGTGCCCCCATGGGCATGGCGGACATCGCCGAGGTGCTGTGGCGCGACTACCTCAAGCACAATCCGAGCAATCCGAGCTTCGCCGACCGTGACCGCTTCGTGCTGTCCAACGGTCATGGCTCGATGCTGATCTATTCGCTGCTGCACCTGACCGGCTACGACCTGTCCATCGACGACCTGAAGAACTTCCGTCAACTGCACAGCAAGACGCCGGGCCATCCGGAATACGGCTACACCCCGGGCGTGGAGACCACCACCGGCCCGCTCGGCCAGGGCATCGCCAACGCCGTCGGCTTCGCCATCGCCGAAAAGGTGCTGGGCGCGCAGTTCAACCGCGAAGGCCACGACATCGTCGACCATCACACCTACGTGTTCCTCGGCGACGGCTGCATGATGGAAGGCATCAGCCATGAGGTCTGCTCCCTGGCCGGCACCCTGGGCCTGGGCAAGCTGATCGCCTTCTACGACGACAACGGCATCTCCATCGACGGCGAGGTCGAGGGCTGGTTCACCGACGACACCCCGCAGCGCTTCGAGGCTTATGGCTGGCAGGTGATCCGCAATGTCGACGGGCACGACGCCGAAGAGATCAAGATCGCCATCGAGACCGCGCGCAAGACCCTGGATCAGCCCACCCTGATCTGCTGCAAGACCACAATCGGCTTCGGTTCGCCGAACAAGCAGGGCAAGGAAGAGTGCCACGGCGCGCCGCTGGGCAATGACGAGATCGCCCTGACCCGCGCCGCGCTGGGCTGGAACCATGGCCCGTTCGAGATTCCCGCCGAGATCTACGCCGAGTGGGACGCCAAGGCTGCCGGCGCTGCCGCCGAAGCCGCCTGGAACGACAAGTTTGCCGTTTACGCCGCCGCCTTCCCCGAGCTGGCTGCCGAGTTCAAACGCCGCATCGCCGGCGAGCTGCCGGCCGACTTCGCCGAGAAGGCCGCCGCCTACGTGCGTGAAGTGGCCGAGAAGGGCGAGACCATCGCCAGCCGCAAGGCCAGCCAGAACACCCTCAACGCATTTGGCCCGCTGCTGCCGGAATTCCTCGGCGGTTCGGCGGATCTCGCCGGCTCCAACCTGACCCTGTGGAAGGGTTGCAAGGGCGTTTCGGAAGCGGACGCTGCCGGTAACTACCTGTTCTACGGTGTGCGCGAGTTCGGCATGAGCGCCATCATGAACGGTATCGCCCTGCACGGCGGCTTCGTGCCTTACGGCGCCACCTTCCTGATCTTCATGGAATACGCGCGCAACGCCGTGCGCATGTCCGCGCTGATGAAGAAGCGCGTGCTCTACGTGTTCACCCACGACTCCATTGGCCTCGGCGAGGATGGCCCGACCCACCAGCCGATCGAGCAACTGGCCAGCCTGCGTGGCACGCCGAACCTCGACACCTGGCGTCCCTGCGACGCCGTGGAATCGGCCGTGGCCTGGAAGCATGCCATCGAGCGTGCAGATGGCCCCAGCGCCCTGGTGTTTAGCCGCCAGAACCTGCCGCACCAGAGCCGCGACGCCCAGCAACTGGCGGATGTGGCCCGTGGCGGCTACGTGCTCAAGGACAGCGCCGGCGAGCCGGAACTGATCCTGATTGCCACCGGCTCGGAAGTCGGCCTGGCCATGCAGGCAGCGGCCAAGCTGGAAGAGAAGGGGCGCAAGGTGCGCGTGGTGTCCATGCCGTCCACCAGCGTGTTCGACCAGCAGGACGCCGCCTACAAGCAGGCCGTGTTGCCGCTGGAAGTGGGGGCGCGCATCGCCATCGAAGCCTCGCACGCCGACTACTGGTACAAGTACGTCGGTCTGGAAGGGCGCATCATCGGCATGACCTCCTTCGGCGAGTCGGCGCCGGCTGCCGCGCTGTTCGAGGAGTTCGGCTTCACCGTCGACAACGTCGTTGCCACTGCCGAAGACCTGCTGGAGGACTGA
- a CDS encoding YgjP-like metallopeptidase domain-containing protein, whose protein sequence is MKYLQGYPVAIQQQVRQLIADDLLDDYLAQRYPGRHEVQSDKALYAYVMALKQEHLKNAPAIDKVLYDNRLDLTHRALGLHTAISRVQGGKLKAKKEIRVASLFRDAAPAFLQMIVVHELAHLKEAEHNKAFYKLCEHMLPGYVQIEFDLRMYLTWREMTGSA, encoded by the coding sequence TTGAAATACCTTCAGGGCTACCCTGTGGCCATCCAGCAGCAGGTGCGCCAGTTGATCGCCGACGACCTTCTGGACGACTACCTGGCGCAGCGCTATCCGGGCCGTCACGAGGTGCAGAGCGACAAGGCGCTGTATGCCTACGTGATGGCACTCAAGCAGGAGCACTTGAAGAACGCGCCGGCCATCGACAAAGTGCTCTACGACAACCGCCTCGATCTCACCCATCGTGCCCTCGGGTTGCATACGGCGATTTCGCGGGTGCAGGGCGGCAAGCTCAAGGCGAAGAAGGAGATTCGCGTTGCCTCGCTGTTTCGTGATGCAGCGCCGGCCTTCCTGCAGATGATCGTGGTGCACGAGCTGGCTCACCTGAAGGAGGCCGAGCACAACAAGGCCTTCTACAAGCTCTGCGAGCACATGCTGCCGGGTTATGTGCAGATCGAGTTCGACCTGCGCATGTACCTGACCTGGCGCGAGATGACGGGCTCGGCCTGA
- the epd gene encoding erythrose-4-phosphate dehydrogenase, whose product MPRRPYRVALNGYGRIGRCVLRALHERGAGARLEIVALNDLADQASLEYLTRFDSTHGRFPGEVKVDGDCLHINGDCVKVLRQSEPEAIDWAALNIDLLLECSGQYTTRAEAERFIAAGAPRVLLSQPMASEADIDATIVYGVNQNCLTGSERLVSNASCTTNCGVPLLKLLDEVVGLEYVSITTIHSAMNDQPVIDAYHHEDLRRTRSAFQSVIPVSTGLARGIERLLPELAGRIQAKAIRVPTVNVSCLDITLQTARDTSAAEINQVLRQAAQSGPLKGLLAYTELPHASCDFNHDPHSAIVDGSQTRVSGPRLVNLLAWFDNEWGFANRMLDVAEHFLHKANPAP is encoded by the coding sequence ATGCCACGACGCCCCTATCGCGTTGCCCTCAACGGCTACGGCCGCATCGGTCGGTGCGTGCTGCGTGCCTTGCACGAGCGTGGCGCCGGGGCACGCCTGGAAATCGTTGCGCTGAACGATCTGGCCGACCAGGCCAGTCTCGAATACCTGACCCGCTTCGACTCCACCCACGGGCGCTTTCCCGGCGAGGTGAAGGTCGATGGCGACTGCCTGCACATCAACGGCGATTGCGTGAAGGTGTTGCGTCAGAGCGAGCCGGAAGCCATCGACTGGGCAGCGCTGAATATCGACCTGCTGCTGGAATGCTCCGGGCAGTACACCACGCGCGCCGAGGCCGAGCGTTTCATCGCCGCCGGTGCGCCGCGCGTATTGCTGTCGCAGCCGATGGCCAGCGAGGCGGATATCGACGCCACCATCGTCTACGGCGTCAACCAGAATTGCCTGACGGGCAGCGAGCGCCTGGTGTCGAATGCTTCCTGCACCACCAACTGCGGCGTGCCGCTGTTGAAACTTCTCGATGAGGTGGTGGGTCTGGAGTACGTCTCCATTACCACCATCCACTCGGCGATGAACGACCAACCGGTGATCGATGCCTACCACCACGAAGACCTGCGTCGCACGCGCTCGGCCTTCCAGTCGGTGATTCCGGTGTCCACCGGCCTGGCGCGCGGTATCGAGCGCCTGCTGCCGGAGCTGGCCGGGCGCATCCAGGCCAAGGCCATCCGCGTGCCGACGGTGAACGTCTCGTGTCTGGACATCACTCTGCAGACCGCCCGTGACACCAGTGCCGCCGAGATCAATCAGGTGCTGCGCCAGGCGGCGCAAAGCGGGCCGCTCAAGGGCCTGCTGGCTTACACTGAGCTGCCGCACGCCAGTTGCGATTTCAACCACGACCCGCATTCGGCCATCGTCGACGGCAGCCAGACCCGCGTGTCCGGCCCGCGTCTGGTCAACCTGTTGGCCTGGTTCGACAACGAGTGGGGCTTCGCCAACCGCATGCTCGATGTCGCTGAACATTTCTTACACAAAGCCAATCCAGCCCCTTGA
- a CDS encoding phosphoglycerate kinase → MTVLKMTDLDLAGKRVLIREDLNVPVKDGVVKSDARILASLPTIKLALEKGAAVLVCSHLGRPEEGVYSEEDSLAPVAAYLSKALGRDVPLVKDYLGGVEVKAGELVLLENVRFNKGEKKNTDELAQQYAALCDVFVMDAFGTAHRAQGSTHGVAKFAKVACAGPLLAAELDALGKALDKPARPMLAIVAGSKVSTKLDVLNSLADICDSLIVGGGIANTFLAAAGLPVGKSLYEADLVDTAKAIAAKVSVPLPVDVVVAKAFAEDAEATVKAVKDVAEDDMILDIGPQTAKQFAEMLKASQTILWNGPVGVFEFDQFGNGTQALAQAIAESPAFSIAGGGDTLAAIDKYGVAEQISYISTGGGAFLEFVEGKVLPAVEVLEQRAK, encoded by the coding sequence ATGACCGTTCTGAAGATGACCGATCTCGACCTCGCCGGTAAGCGTGTGCTGATCCGCGAAGACCTCAACGTTCCGGTGAAGGACGGTGTGGTCAAGAGCGACGCGCGCATCCTCGCATCCTTGCCGACCATCAAGCTGGCGCTGGAAAAAGGCGCTGCGGTGCTGGTCTGCTCGCACCTGGGGCGCCCGGAAGAGGGCGTCTACAGCGAGGAAGACAGCCTGGCGCCGGTGGCGGCCTACCTGAGCAAGGCCCTCGGCCGCGACGTGCCGCTGGTCAAGGACTACCTTGGCGGTGTCGAGGTCAAGGCCGGCGAGCTGGTGTTGCTGGAGAACGTGCGCTTCAACAAGGGCGAGAAGAAGAACACTGACGAGCTGGCTCAGCAGTACGCCGCGCTGTGCGATGTGTTCGTCATGGACGCCTTCGGCACCGCCCACCGCGCCCAGGGCTCGACCCATGGCGTGGCCAAGTTCGCCAAGGTGGCCTGCGCCGGCCCGCTGCTGGCCGCCGAGCTGGATGCCCTGGGCAAGGCCCTGGACAAGCCGGCTCGCCCGATGTTGGCCATCGTCGCCGGTTCCAAGGTGTCCACCAAGCTGGACGTGCTCAACTCCCTGGCCGATATCTGCGACTCGCTGATCGTCGGCGGCGGCATCGCCAACACCTTCCTCGCCGCAGCCGGCCTGCCGGTGGGCAAGTCGCTGTACGAGGCCGACCTGGTCGACACCGCCAAGGCCATCGCCGCCAAGGTCAGCGTGCCGCTGCCGGTGGACGTGGTGGTGGCCAAGGCCTTCGCCGAGGACGCCGAAGCCACCGTCAAGGCAGTCAAGGACGTGGCCGAGGACGACATGATCCTCGACATCGGGCCGCAGACCGCCAAGCAGTTCGCCGAGATGCTCAAGGCTTCGCAGACCATCCTGTGGAACGGCCCGGTCGGCGTGTTCGAGTTCGACCAGTTCGGCAACGGCACCCAGGCCCTGGCCCAGGCCATCGCCGAAAGCCCGGCGTTCTCCATTGCCGGCGGTGGTGACACCCTGGCGGCCATCGACAAGTACGGCGTGGCCGAGCAGATCTCCTACATTTCCACGGGCGGTGGTGCCTTCCTCGAGTTCGTCGAAGGCAAGGTGCTGCCGGCGGTCGAGGTGCTGGAGCAGCGCGCCAAGTGA
- the fba gene encoding class II fructose-bisphosphate aldolase (catalyzes the reversible aldol condensation of dihydroxyacetonephosphate and glyceraldehyde 3-phosphate in the Calvin cycle, glycolysis, and/or gluconeogenesis): MALISMRQMLDHAAEFGYGVPAFNVNNLEQMRAIMEAADKTDSPVIVQASAGARKYAGAPFLRHLILAAIEEFPHIPVCMHQDHGTSPDVCQRSIQLGFSSVMMDGSLKEDGKTPADYDYNVRVTQQTVAFAHACGVSVEGELGCLGSLETGMAGEEDGVGAEGVLDHSQLLTDPEEAAAFVKATQVDALAIAIGTSHGAYKFTKPPTGDVLSIERIKEIHKRIPNTHLVMHGSSSVPQDWLAIINEYGGDIKETYGVPVEEIVEGIKHGVRKVNIDTDLRLASTGAIRRFMAQNPAEFDPRKYFAKTIEAMRDICIARYEAFGTAGNASKIKPISLEGMFKRYASGELTAKVN, encoded by the coding sequence ATGGCACTTATCAGCATGCGCCAGATGCTCGACCACGCCGCTGAGTTCGGCTACGGCGTGCCGGCCTTCAACGTCAACAACCTCGAGCAGATGCGCGCGATCATGGAAGCCGCCGACAAGACCGATTCGCCGGTCATCGTCCAGGCTTCCGCCGGTGCCCGTAAGTACGCTGGCGCACCCTTCCTGCGCCACCTGATCCTTGCCGCGATCGAAGAATTCCCGCATATCCCGGTGTGCATGCACCAGGATCACGGTACCAGCCCGGACGTGTGCCAGCGCTCCATCCAACTGGGTTTTTCCTCGGTGATGATGGATGGCTCGCTGAAGGAAGACGGCAAGACTCCAGCCGATTACGACTACAACGTGCGCGTCACCCAGCAGACCGTGGCCTTCGCCCATGCCTGCGGCGTGTCCGTGGAAGGTGAGCTGGGTTGCCTGGGTAGCCTGGAAACCGGTATGGCCGGTGAAGAAGACGGCGTCGGCGCCGAAGGCGTGCTGGATCACAGCCAACTGCTGACCGACCCGGAAGAAGCCGCAGCCTTCGTCAAGGCCACCCAGGTCGACGCCCTGGCCATCGCCATCGGCACCAGCCATGGCGCCTACAAGTTCACCAAGCCGCCGACCGGCGACGTGCTCTCCATCGAGCGTATCAAGGAAATCCACAAGCGCATCCCCAACACCCACCTGGTGATGCACGGCTCCAGCTCGGTGCCGCAGGACTGGCTGGCGATCATCAACGAGTACGGTGGTGACATCAAGGAAACCTACGGCGTGCCGGTCGAAGAGATCGTCGAAGGCATCAAGCACGGCGTGCGCAAGGTCAACATCGACACCGACCTGCGTCTGGCCTCCACTGGCGCCATCCGTCGTTTCATGGCGCAGAACCCGGCCGAGTTCGACCCGCGCAAGTACTTCGCCAAAACCATCGAAGCCATGCGCGACATCTGCATCGCCCGCTACGAGGCCTTCGGCACCGCCGGCAATGCCTCGAAGATCAAGCCGATCTCCCTGGAAGGCATGTTCAAGCGTTACGCCAGCGGCGAACTGACCGCCAAGGTCAACTGA
- a CDS encoding MliC family protein: protein MTALTAMTLLLGACSQQQTAPEQWTRWVCDSQAEVFWRLADSEGEQVDVRLGGDDVVHRLKLEPAASGALYSDGNLSFHTKGDEGLVYWTATDDLIGRGCKAQ from the coding sequence CTGACGGCGCTGACCGCCATGACGCTGCTGCTGGGGGCGTGCAGCCAGCAGCAGACGGCGCCTGAGCAGTGGACCCGCTGGGTCTGCGACAGCCAGGCCGAGGTGTTCTGGCGCCTGGCTGACAGCGAGGGCGAGCAGGTCGATGTGCGCCTGGGTGGCGACGACGTCGTGCACCGCCTGAAGCTGGAGCCGGCTGCTTCCGGTGCGCTGTACAGTGACGGCAATCTGTCCTTCCACACCAAGGGTGACGAAGGGCTGGTGTACTGGACGGCCACTGACGACCTGATCGGCCGGGGCTGCAAGGCACAATAG
- a CDS encoding polysaccharide lyase family 7 protein has product MIELAMWNLSIPVGVPATTIETRILAGGYQDHYFQSKDGAIFFWSPVNGTTTESAKYPRSELRETYPDGNLRNWTYPGADHFLRAALSVSQVPSTGKIVIGQIHAYKSSMPLLKLEYQYKTKTATGNIVAKVRMTPDAEIQTVTVASGILLNQAFSYAINLKPDGTLAIQLNNKSWSTHLDTSWAAKPLYFKAGVYTQDNTGYETEAGAARFDQLSIEHRALVSSAP; this is encoded by the coding sequence ATGATCGAACTCGCCATGTGGAATCTCAGCATTCCAGTCGGCGTACCCGCCACCACCATCGAGACCCGCATACTGGCCGGTGGTTATCAGGATCACTATTTCCAATCCAAGGATGGCGCCATCTTCTTCTGGTCACCGGTCAACGGCACCACCACCGAGAGCGCCAAGTACCCGCGCAGCGAGCTGCGTGAGACTTACCCCGACGGCAACCTGCGCAACTGGACCTACCCCGGCGCCGATCACTTCCTGCGCGCCGCGCTGAGCGTCAGCCAGGTGCCGTCCACCGGCAAGATCGTCATTGGCCAGATCCATGCCTACAAGAGCTCGATGCCGCTGCTCAAGCTGGAGTACCAGTACAAGACCAAGACGGCTACCGGCAATATCGTCGCCAAGGTGCGCATGACGCCGGACGCCGAAATCCAGACGGTGACCGTGGCCAGTGGCATCCTGCTCAATCAGGCGTTCAGCTATGCGATCAACCTCAAGCCTGATGGCACCCTGGCGATCCAGCTCAACAACAAGAGCTGGAGCACCCACCTGGACACCTCCTGGGCCGCCAAGCCGCTGTACTTCAAGGCCGGCGTCTACACCCAGGACAACACCGGCTACGAGACCGAAGCAGGGGCCGCGCGCTTCGATCAGCTAAGCATCGAGCATCGCGCGCTGGTCAGCAGCGCACCTTGA
- a CDS encoding TDT family transporter, which yields MPRPFSRLPEPLAFIRHFTPNWFAATMGTGVLALVIAHLPWQLPGLFLLAEGLWLFGVLQFALFSLLFVMRLVLFRDTLWPMLLHPVQSMFLGAIPMGLAVLVKGLLLFGVPRWGEGVYALAHLLWWLDAALALLGALLVPYLMFTRQDHALEKLTAVWLLPIVAPEVAASTAGALAPHLPVEAARQLLVAGFVLWGLSLSLVFPLITLVLLRLALHKLPDTDFAATSWLPLGPVATGCLGLLSLGQAAPAAFAGTALAGAAELAQNFGLVGGLALWGAGLWWLVIAILFTRHYIRDNMPFNLGWWGFIFPLGVFTLATFELQHLTGLAMFGLIGLVLAVQLAAVWSLVFSRTLAGVWHGELFRAPCLGNPASPAVSVLSEQAG from the coding sequence ATGCCGCGCCCTTTCAGCCGTTTGCCAGAGCCATTGGCCTTCATTCGCCACTTCACGCCCAACTGGTTCGCCGCGACCATGGGCACGGGTGTGCTGGCGCTGGTCATCGCTCACTTGCCCTGGCAGTTACCGGGGCTGTTCTTGCTGGCCGAGGGCTTGTGGTTGTTCGGTGTGTTGCAGTTCGCCCTGTTCAGCTTGCTGTTCGTGATGCGCCTGGTGCTGTTCCGCGACACCCTGTGGCCCATGCTGCTGCATCCGGTGCAGTCGATGTTCCTGGGCGCCATTCCCATGGGGCTGGCGGTGTTGGTCAAGGGGCTGCTGCTGTTTGGTGTGCCGCGCTGGGGCGAGGGTGTCTACGCGCTGGCCCATCTGCTGTGGTGGCTGGATGCGGCGCTGGCGCTGCTCGGCGCATTGCTGGTGCCCTATCTGATGTTCACCCGACAGGATCATGCGCTGGAAAAACTCACTGCCGTCTGGCTGCTACCCATAGTCGCTCCGGAGGTGGCGGCCAGCACGGCCGGTGCCCTGGCGCCCCATCTGCCCGTCGAGGCCGCGCGGCAGTTGCTGGTCGCCGGCTTCGTGCTCTGGGGGCTGTCGCTGTCGCTGGTGTTTCCCCTGATCACCCTGGTGCTGCTGCGCCTGGCCCTGCACAAACTGCCGGATACCGATTTCGCCGCCACTAGCTGGCTGCCGTTGGGGCCTGTGGCCACGGGCTGCCTGGGCCTGCTGAGCCTAGGGCAGGCAGCGCCTGCTGCCTTCGCCGGCACCGCCTTGGCTGGCGCCGCCGAACTGGCTCAGAATTTCGGCCTGGTCGGTGGCCTGGCGCTATGGGGCGCCGGGCTGTGGTGGTTGGTGATCGCCATTCTGTTCACCCGCCACTACATTCGCGACAACATGCCGTTCAACCTGGGCTGGTGGGGCTTCATCTTCCCTCTGGGTGTGTTCACCCTGGCCACCTTCGAGCTGCAGCACCTGACCGGGCTGGCCATGTTCGGGCTGATCGGCCTGGTACTGGCGGTACAGCTTGCGGCGGTCTGGTCGCTGGTGTTCAGCCGCACCCTGGCCGGGGTCTGGCACGGTGAGCTGTTCCGGGCGCCTTGTCTGGGCAATCCGGCAAGCCCGGCGGTGAGCGTATTGAGCGAGCAAGCCGGTTGA
- a CDS encoding LysR family transcriptional regulator, whose protein sequence is MNLHHLKVFLAVAEAGSISAGAERLHISQPAVTREIRDLEASLDLRLFDRLPRGVQLTEGGLRLLDYAQRIFTLESAAERDLRDFAQVEQGELHMGASATLGAYLLPPLISRFRREHPHIFISLEVSNTDVVTRQLDEGRISLGFVEGPFAQEAYAHRLLARDALLPVVAPSHPLACLDRLDAAQLQAYPLYMREPGSGARNSIEQAYRDHGLEPCAGMAIGSTETLKRLLADGQGIAWLSQRVVERELASGELHHLPVQDLQIERELHVLWRQGASLSPAPAAFLALSEALD, encoded by the coding sequence ATGAACCTTCATCACCTCAAGGTCTTTCTCGCCGTGGCCGAGGCCGGCAGCATCAGCGCTGGCGCCGAGCGCCTGCACATCAGCCAGCCAGCGGTGACGCGGGAGATTCGCGACCTCGAAGCCAGCCTCGACCTGCGCCTGTTCGACCGCCTGCCGCGCGGCGTACAACTGACCGAAGGTGGCCTGCGCCTGCTGGACTACGCACAACGCATCTTCACCCTGGAAAGCGCCGCCGAGCGCGACCTGCGCGACTTCGCCCAGGTGGAACAAGGGGAATTGCACATGGGCGCCAGCGCCACCCTGGGCGCCTACCTGCTACCGCCCTTGATCAGCCGCTTTCGCCGCGAGCATCCGCACATCTTCATCAGCCTGGAGGTGAGCAACACCGACGTGGTGACCCGGCAACTGGACGAGGGCCGCATCAGCCTCGGCTTCGTCGAAGGCCCCTTCGCCCAGGAGGCCTACGCCCATCGCCTGCTGGCCCGCGATGCCCTGCTGCCGGTGGTCGCCCCGAGTCACCCGCTGGCCTGCCTCGACCGGCTCGACGCCGCGCAGTTGCAGGCCTACCCGCTGTATATGCGCGAACCCGGCTCCGGGGCGCGCAACAGCATCGAACAGGCCTACCGCGACCACGGCCTGGAACCTTGCGCCGGCATGGCCATCGGCAGCACCGAGACGCTCAAGCGCCTGCTCGCCGACGGCCAGGGCATCGCCTGGCTGTCACAGCGGGTGGTGGAGCGCGAACTGGCCAGTGGCGAGCTGCATCACCTGCCAGTGCAGGATCTACAGATCGAGCGCGAGCTGCACGTGCTGTGGCGCCAGGGTGCCAGCCTCAGCCCCGCCCCCGCAGCCTTCCTGGCGTTGAGCGAGGCGCTCGACTAG
- a CDS encoding PQQ-dependent sugar dehydrogenase has protein sequence MLKPFLAALGAALVLSLSVQAEDYRIETLTEGLEYPWSLAFLPDGRMLVTERVGRLRLIEADGRLAQDPIAGLPEAFFAAQAGLMEVALDPDYADNRWLYLSYAHGDSEANNTRLVRARLVGDELQDLEVLFTAQPLKAGAAHYGGRIAFLADKTLVLTLGDGFDWREQAQNPGNHLGKIVRLNRDGSVPPDNPLLAQRGAAAEIYSLGHRNVQGIVFDAKSGRLYSHEHGPRGGDELNLIQAGQNYGWPLATFGVDYTGARVSPYTELPGLSAPLLHWTPSVAPASLTLYHGALFPAWQGDLFAATLAERSVRRIRVQDNMLAGEEILFEELGERIRDVRSGPDGALYLLTDNAEGRLLRVVPAD, from the coding sequence ATGTTGAAACCCTTTCTCGCCGCACTGGGCGCTGCACTCGTGCTCAGCCTTTCGGTGCAAGCCGAGGATTACCGTATCGAGACCCTTACCGAGGGGCTGGAGTACCCCTGGTCGCTGGCCTTCCTGCCGGATGGGCGCATGCTGGTCACCGAGCGGGTCGGGCGTCTACGCCTGATCGAGGCGGATGGTCGCCTGGCGCAGGACCCCATCGCCGGGCTGCCGGAGGCCTTCTTCGCGGCCCAGGCGGGGCTGATGGAGGTGGCGCTGGATCCGGACTATGCGGACAATCGCTGGCTGTACCTGAGTTACGCCCATGGTGATAGCGAGGCCAACAACACTCGGCTGGTTCGTGCGCGTCTGGTCGGCGACGAGCTGCAGGATCTCGAGGTACTGTTCACCGCGCAGCCGCTCAAGGCTGGCGCTGCTCACTATGGCGGGCGCATCGCCTTTCTCGCCGACAAGACTCTGGTGCTGACCCTGGGCGATGGCTTCGACTGGCGTGAGCAAGCGCAGAACCCGGGCAATCATCTGGGCAAGATCGTGCGCCTGAACCGCGACGGTAGCGTGCCGCCGGACAATCCGTTGCTGGCCCAGCGAGGCGCGGCAGCGGAGATCTACAGCCTCGGCCACCGCAACGTGCAGGGCATCGTCTTCGATGCCAAGAGCGGGCGGCTGTACAGCCATGAGCATGGCCCGCGCGGCGGCGACGAATTGAACCTGATCCAGGCCGGGCAGAATTATGGCTGGCCGCTGGCGACCTTCGGTGTCGACTACACCGGCGCGCGGGTCAGCCCCTATACCGAACTGCCGGGCCTGAGCGCGCCCTTGCTGCACTGGACGCCCTCGGTCGCACCGGCGAGCCTGACCCTTTACCACGGTGCGCTGTTCCCCGCCTGGCAGGGTGACCTGTTCGCCGCCACCCTGGCCGAACGCAGCGTGCGGCGTATCCGCGTACAGGACAACATGCTGGCCGGTGAGGAAATCCTCTTCGAGGAGTTGGGTGAGCGTATCCGCGATGTGCGCAGCGGGCCGGATGGCGCCCTCTACCTGCTTACCGACAATGCCGAGGGGCGGCTGCTACGGGTCGTACCGGCCGACTGA